Proteins co-encoded in one Bubalus bubalis isolate 160015118507 breed Murrah chromosome 7, NDDB_SH_1, whole genome shotgun sequence genomic window:
- the CXCL11 gene encoding C-X-C motif chemokine 11 isoform X2, which translates to MSVKGMAIVLTVILCAAIVQGFPMFKGGRCLCIGPGVKAVKVADIEKVSIIYPTNNCDKTEVIITLKTHKGQRCLNPKAKQAKAIIKFKERILKNIKIYEVLEKRI; encoded by the exons aTGAGTGTGAAGGGCATGGCTATAGTCCTGACTGTGATATTATGTGCTGCAATTGTTCAAG GCTTCCCTATGTTCAAAGGGGGACGGTGTCTTTGCATAGGCCCTGGAGTAAAAGCAGTCAAAGTGGCAGATATTGAGAAAGTCTCTATAATTTACCCAACTAATAACTGTGACAAAACAGAAGTGAT TATCACCCTGAAAACACATAAAGGACAAAGATGCCTAAATCCCAAGGCAAAGCAAGCGAAAGCTATTATCAAG ttcaaagaaagaattctgaaaaatataaaaatatatgaagtcCTGGAAAAGAGGATCTGA
- the CXCL11 gene encoding C-X-C motif chemokine 11 isoform X1: MSVKGMAIVLTVILCAAIVQGFPMFKGGRCLCIGPGVKAVKVADIEKVSIIYPTNNCDKTEVIITLKTHKGQRCLNPKAKQAKAIIKKVQRKNSEKYKNI; encoded by the exons aTGAGTGTGAAGGGCATGGCTATAGTCCTGACTGTGATATTATGTGCTGCAATTGTTCAAG GCTTCCCTATGTTCAAAGGGGGACGGTGTCTTTGCATAGGCCCTGGAGTAAAAGCAGTCAAAGTGGCAGATATTGAGAAAGTCTCTATAATTTACCCAACTAATAACTGTGACAAAACAGAAGTGAT TATCACCCTGAAAACACATAAAGGACAAAGATGCCTAAATCCCAAGGCAAAGCAAGCGAAAGCTATTATCAAG aaagttcaaagaaagaattctgaaaaatataaaaatatatga
- the CXCL10 gene encoding C-X-C motif chemokine 10, protein MNKSGFLIFCLILLTLSQGIPLSRNTRCSCIEISNGSVNPRSLEKLEVIPASQSCPRVEIIATMKKNGEKRCLNPESKTIKNLLKAINKQRTKRSPRTQKEA, encoded by the exons ATGAACAAAAGCggttttcttattttctgcctTATCCTTCTGACTCTGAGTCAAG GCATACCTCTCTCTAGGAATACACGCTGTTCCTGCATCGAGATCAGTAATGGATCTGTTAATCCAAGGTCCTTAGAAAAACTTGAAGTGATTCCTGCAAGTCAATCCTGCCCACGTGTTGAGATTAT TgccacaatgaaaaagaatggggAGAAAAGATGTCTGAATCCAGAATCTAAGACCATCAAGAATTTACTGAAAGCAATTAACAAGCAAAG GACTAAAAGATCTCCTCGAACACAGAAAGAGGCATAA